One genomic window of Medicago truncatula cultivar Jemalong A17 chromosome 1, MtrunA17r5.0-ANR, whole genome shotgun sequence includes the following:
- the LOC11429551 gene encoding LOW QUALITY PROTEIN: carotene epsilon-monooxygenase, chloroplastic (The sequence of the model RefSeq protein was modified relative to this genomic sequence to represent the inferred CDS: deleted 1 base in 1 codon) yields the protein MFMFMFMFTPSLSSFSLFLLQNTTPTKTLSTSSSILTKSSTNKNPETTKSTSWVSPDWLTSLSKSLTTSKNDDSNIPIASAKLDDVSDLLGGALFLPLFKWMNEYGPIYRLAAGPRNFVVVSDPAIAKHVLKNYGKYGKGLVAEVSEFLFGDGFAIAEGPLWTARRRAVVPSLHKRYLSIMVDRVFCKCAERLVEKLQADAVNGTAVNMEDKFSQLTLDVIGLSVFNYNFDALNSDSPVIEAVYTALKEAEARSTDLLPYWKIDFLCKIIPRQIKAENAVTVIRKTVEDLIEQCKEIVESEGERIDADEYVNDADPSILRFLLASREEVSSVQLRDDLLSMLVAGHETTGSVLTWTLYLLSKDSSSLAKAQEEVDRVLQGRRPTYEDMKDLKFLNRCIIESLRLYPHPPVLIRRSQIPDELPGDYKIDAGQDIMISVYNIHHSSKVWDRAEEFLPERFDLDGPVPNETNTDFRFIPFSGGPRKCVGDQFALLEATVALAVFLQHMNFELVPDQNIGMTTGATIHTTNGLYMKLSQRLK from the exons ATGTTCATGTTCATGTTCATGTTCACTCCCTCTCTctcatctttctctctcttccttctcCAAAACACCACTCCCACAAAAACGTTATCCACTTCATCCTCG ATCTTAACAAAATCCTCAACTAACAAAAACCCTGAAACAACAAAATCCACTTCATGGGTAAGTCCAGATTGGCTCACATCACTTTCAAAATCCTTAACAACATCAAAAAATGATGATTCCAACATTCCTATAGCAAGTGCTAAGCTTGATGATGTTTCTGATCTTTTGGGTGGTGctctttttcttcctttgtttAAATGGATGAATGAGTATGGTCCTATTTATCGTTTAGCTGCTGGTCCAAGAAACTTTGTTGTTGTTAGTGATCCTGCTATTGCTAAACATGTTCTTAAGAATTATGGTAAATATGGTAAAGGTCTTGTTGCTGAGGTTTCTGAGTTTTTGTTTGGGGATGGTTTTGCTATTGCTGAAGGACCTCTTTGGACG GCAAGGCGCAGGGCTGTGGTTCCATCTCTTCACAAACGGTACTTGTCTATTATGGTGGATAGGGTGTTCTGTAAATGTGCAGAGAGATTAGTAGAGAAGCTACAAGCCGATGCAGTTAATGGAACTGCTGTTAACATGGAAGACAAGTTTTCTCAGTTAACCCTTGATGTTATTGGTTTATCCGTGTTCAACTACAACTTTGACGCACTAAATTCAGATAGTCCTGTTATTGAAGCCGTTTACACTGCACTGAAAGAGGCGGAGGCTCGGTCAACCGATCTTTTGCCCTATTGGAAG ATTGATTTTCTTTGTAAGATAATCCCGAGACAAATAAAGGCTGAAAATGCTGTTACTGTTATCAGGAAAACTGTAGAAGACCTTATTGAACAATGTAAAGAGATTGTAGAGTCCGAGGGTGAAAGAATTGATGCTGATGAATATGTGAATGACGCTGACCCTAGTATTCTTCGATTTTTGCTTGCCAGCAGAGAAGAG GTTTCTAGTGTGCAATTAAGGGATGATCTTTTGTCAATGTTAGTTGCTGGTCATGAGACCACCGGTTCGGTGCTGACTTGGACACTTTATCTTCTAAGTAAG GATTCTTCCTCATTGGCAAAAGCTCAAGAAGAGGTAGACAGAGTTTTACAGGGAAGGCGTCCTACCTATGAAGATATGAAAGATCTTAAGTTCTTGAATCGCTGTATTATCGAGTCACTCCGACTTTATCCACATCCTCCT GTATTGATAAGAAGATCTCAAATTCCTGATGAGCTTCCGGGTGATTACAAAATCGATGCCGGTCAAGATATTATGATTTCTGTGTACAACATACATCATTCTTCTAAG GTTTGGGATAGAGCTGAAGAGTTTTTGCCAGAAAGATTTGATTTGGATGGTCCAGTACCAAATGAAACAAATACAGATTTCAG ATTCATTCCATTCAGCGGAGGCCCTCGAAAGTGTGTCGGTGATCAGTTTGCATTATTGGAAGCTACCGTTGCTCTTGCAGTCTTTTTACAGCACATGAACTTTGAGCTGGTACCTGATCAGAATATTGGCATGACTACTGGAGCAACAATACATACAACAAAT GGCTTGTACATGAAACTGAGCCAACGGTTGAAATAG
- the LOC11423113 gene encoding purine-uracil permease NCS1 translates to MTLYNRDHSFIYLYILQPPETLQSTMNNMLLKSLTLTLHHHSTTPFLRPFYPSTHLPIPSKPTNPMHGNSKHSSMKCSNSSSNSIHMQPFKNHEFEPDPSLTNEDLKPTTPSQRTFSGLEIASLWIGLVVGVPSYYLAGSLVDLGMSWWQGISTVVLANIILLFPLILTGHAGTKYGISFPVLARSSFGIHGAHIPTLLRALVGCGWYGIESWIGGEAIFILLPNSLKEITFLSNSLPWLGTSPLEFSCFMVFWVAQLAIVWRGVDGIRQLEKYSAPILIFLTSCLLIWSYVKAGGFNHIFSLSSRLTNSEFLSVFFPSLTANISFWITVALNIPDFTRYAKSQKDQVIGQIGLPIFMGLFTFVGLVVTSSTKVIFGEVISNPIQLLGRIGGFTTSVLAIVGISLATLTTNIAANVVAPANALVNLNPSWFTFRRGAILTAILGIVFQPWRLLKSSESFVYTWLVGYSALMGPIGGIVLVDYYLVQKMKLRVSDLYTRSPLGAYYYTKGFNVAAIVALVVGILPVVPGFLQKVGILSSIPNAFVVVYNNAWFISFFSAGFLYWILLSLRRKPGESAVIDPLLPDAK, encoded by the coding sequence atGACGTTGTACAATAGAGATCACTCATTTATCTATCTTTACATTCTACAACCACCTGAAACTTTACAATCTACAATGAACAACATGCTACTCAAATCCTTAACTCTAACCCTCCATCATCACTCCACCACTCCTTTTCTAAGACCCTTTTACCCTTCCACTCATCTTCCCATTCCATCAAAACCAACAAACCCAATGCATGGTAATTCAAAACACTCTTCAATGAAATGTTCAAACTCTTCTTCAAATTCTATCCACATGCAACCATTCAAAAACCATGAATTTGAACCTGATCCATCACTCACAAATGAAGATCTTAAACCAACTACACCTTCTCAAAGAACATTCTCAGGTCTTGAAATAGCTTCTCTTTGGATAGGACTAGTTGTTGGTGTTCCATCTTACTATCTAGCTGGTTCCTTAGTTGATCTTGGTATGTCATGGTGGCAAGGAATCTCCACAGTTGTTCTTGCCAACATCATTCTtttattcccacttattcttACTGGCCATGCAGGTACAAAATATGGCATATCATTCCCAGTTCTTGCTAGATCCTCTTTTGGTATTCATGGTGCTCACATTCCAACTCTTCTAAGAGCTTTAGTTGGTTGTGGTTGGTATGGAATTGAATCATGGATTGGGGGTGAAGCAATTTTCATTTTACTACCAAATTCACTAAAAGAAATTACATTTTTGTCAAATTCTTTACCTTGGCTTGGTACTTCCCCTCttgaattttcatgttttaTGGTATTTTGGGTGGCCCAATTGGCTATAGTTTGGAGGGGTGTTGATGGAATTAGACAGCTTGAAAAATATTCAGCTCCAATACTCATTTTTCTCACTTCATGTCTTCTTATTTGGTCTTATGTTAAAGCTGGTGGTTTTAATcacattttttctttatcttctaGGCTCACAAATTCAGAGTTTTTATCTGTTTTTTTCCCTTCACTTACTGCTAATATAAGTTTTTGGATTACTGTGGCTCTTAATATTCCTGATTTTACTAGATATGCAAAGAGTCAAAAAGATCAAGTTATAGGTCAAATTGGGTTACCTATTTTTATGGGGCTATTTACATTTGTTGGTCTAGTTGTTACTTCATCTACAAAAGTGATATTTGGTGAAGTTATTTCAAATCCAATTCAACTTCTTGGTAGAATTGGTGGATTTACAACTAGTGTACTTGCAATTGTTGGTATAAGTCTTGCAACTTTAACAACTAATATTGCTGCTAATGTTGTTGCACCTGCCAATGCTCTTGTTAATCTTAACCCTTCATGGTTCACTTTTAGAAGAGGTGCTATTTTAACTGCAATACTTGGAATTGTGTTTCAACCTTGGAGGCTTTTGAAGTCTAGTGAGAGTTTTGTTTATACTTGGTTAGTTGGTTATTCTGCATTGATGGGTCCAATTGGAGGGATTGTTCTAGTGGATTATTATCTTGTACAAAAAATGAAGTTGAGGGTAAGTGATTTATACACAAGGAGTCCTTTAGGTGCATACTATTATACAAAGGGGTTTAATGTAGCAGCAATTGTGGCTTTAGTTGTTGGAATTTTACCTGTTGTTCCTGGTTTCTTGCAGAAAGTTGGAATTTTAAGTTCAATTCCTAATGCTTTTGTTGTGGTATACAACAATGCTTGGTTTATTAGTTTCTTTTCAGCAGGGTTCTTGTATTGGATTTTATTAAGTTTGAGAAGGAAACCAGGTGAATCTGCTGTAATAGACCCCCTTTTGCCAGATGCAAAGTAA
- the LOC11423112 gene encoding probable 2-oxoglutarate-dependent dioxygenase SLC1 — MSPGMTIFSEDIKRDDDDIENQFLKGVKQLVDNGLHMVPKKYILPPSERPAKNTEDSNFGKQNLQLPIIDFSDLIGPNRPQVLQSLANACERYGFFQVVNHGISEDVINNMMDVCGNFFDLPFEERGKYMTSDMRAAVRYGTSFSQTKDKVFCWRDFLKLICHPLPDYLPHWPDSPVDLRKVAATYAEETKHLFLRLMEAIVESLGIVESNKEEKDNLIKELEDGSQLMAANFYPPCPQPDLTLGMPPHSDYGFLTLLLQDEVEGLQVQFQEQWFTVQPINNTFVVNVGDHLEIYSNGKYKSVLHRVLVNSSKRRRSIASLHSISFNSTVRPSPTLIDKANPKRYADTDFETFLAYISTNETKRKSFLESRKLTSILLD; from the exons ATGTCACCTGGAATGACAATATTTAGTGAAGATATCAAAAGGGACGATGATGATATAGAAAATCAATTTCTGAAAGGAGTGAAGCAGCTAGTTGATAATGGACTTCACATGGTACCTAAAAAGTACATACTTCCTCCTTCTGAACGTCCTGCTAAGAATACCGAAGATTCAAATTTTGGCAAACAAAACCTACAGTTACCAATCATAGATTTCTCTGATTTGATTGGTCCAAATAGGCCCCAAGTTCTTCAATCATTGGCTAATGCTTGTGAACGTTATGGATTTTTCCAG GTGGTAAACCATGGAATCTCAGAAGATGTTATCAACAACATGATGGATGTGTGTGGAAATTTTTTTGATCTTCCATTTGAGGAAAGAGGCAAGTACATGACATCTGATATGAGAGCAGCAGTTCGATATGGAACAAGCTTTAGTCAAACAAAAGACAAAGTGTTCTGTTGGAGAGATTTCTTGAAACTCATATGCCATCCTCTGCCTGATTATCTTCCCCATTGGCCTGATTCACCCGTGGACTTAAG GAAAGTGGCGGCTACCTACGCAGAAGAAACCAAACACTTATTTCTAAGGTTAATGGAAGCCATAGTAGAGAGTTTAGGTATAGTTGAATCcaacaaagaagaaaaggaCAATCTTATCAAAGAATTGGAAGATGGAAGCCAGCTTATGGCGGCAAATTTTTATCCACCATGTCCTCAACCTGACCTAACCCTAGGCATGCCCCCTCATTCTGACTATGGATTCCTCACACTCCTTCTTCAAGATGAGGTAGAGGGTTTGCAAGTCCAATTCCAAGAACAATGGTTCACGGTTCAACCTATTAATAATACATTCGTTGTTAATGTTGGTGATCACCTTGAG ATTTATAGCAACGGGAAATACAAGAGTGTGCTACATAGGGTTCTGGTGAATTCAAGTAAGCGTAGAAGATCCATTGCTTCATTGCATAGCATTTCGTTCAACAGTACAGTGAGACCTTCACCTACACTCATTGACAAAGCCAATCCCAAACGTTATGCAGACACCGATTTTGAAACTTTTCTTGCCTACATTTCAACCAACGAGACCAAGAGAAAGAGTTTTCTGGAGTCTAGGAAATTGACTTCTATCTTACTTGACTAA